One window of Trichoderma breve strain T069 chromosome 3, whole genome shotgun sequence genomic DNA carries:
- a CDS encoding subtilase family domain-containing protein, translated as MVRSALFVSLLATISGVIARGSGQTSKVVPGAYIFEFENDQDTAAFYKQLNGEGSTRMKFNYKLFKGVSVQLKDLSNHESKAQKMAQLPAVKNMWPVTLIQAPNPKVEWVASSSSPAIQARDVSPTDPSNFPPHQMVQIDKLRAKGYTGKGVKVAVIDTGIDYTHPALGGCFGAGCLVSFGTDLVGDNYSGFNTPVPDNDPKDCAGHGSHVAGIIAAQENPYGFTGGAPDVTLGAYRVFGCEGQAGNDVLIAAYNKAFEDGAQIITASIGGPSGWAEEPWAVAVSRIVEAGVPCTVSAGNDGDHGLFFASTAANGKKVLAVASVDNKNIPTVFSLSSYKVDNGDSQQFGYVSSSKAWKGVTKPVYAVTLDTTIPDDACSPLPDNTPDLSNYIVLVRRGTCTFVQKAQNVAAKGAKYLLYYNNIAGALSVDVSTVTQITAAGMVQDSTGAAFIAAIKAGKTVTLSMVDPDSATKQIQFADNKATGGALSTYTSWGPTWEVDVKPQISSPGGNILSTYPVALGGYATLSGTSMACPLTAAAVALVAQARGTFDPVLIENLLATTANPQVFNDGAQFYDFLAPVAQQGGGLIQAYDAAFATTLLSPSSLTFNDTDHFVRKRQITLKNTSKQRVTYKLNHVPTNTFYTLSGDSPYPAAFPNEAIAAHASVKLALQQVTLPAGKSITIDVLPTPPKGVDAKRLGLWSGYITVNGTDGTALSVPYQGLTGSLHKQQVLFPEDSWIAKSTDENLNPVENGTVFTIPAPGNAQSTDVLPSLVVSPAFGSRQIRVDLVLLSAPPKNTKIKTTKFLDTTSIGQPAGAPVLWASRGPTPLSWSGELTDNKFAPPGTYKAVFHALRIFGNEKKKEDWDVSESPAFTIKYA; from the exons ATGGTGCGCTCAGCTCTGTTTGTGTCGCTGCTGGCGACCATCTCCGGGGTCATTGCCCGAGGCTCTGGCCAGACGTCGAAAGTCGTCCCCGGCGCCTACATCTTTGAGTTTGAGAATGACCAG GACACGGCCGCTTTTTACAAGCAGCTCAACGGCGAGGGCTCAACTCGCATGAAGTTCAACTACAAGCTGTTCAAGGGTGTCTCAGTCCAACTCAAGGACCTCTCCAACCATGAGAGCAAGGCACAGAAGATGGCTCAGCTGCCCGCGGTCAAGAACATGTGGCCCGTCACCCTCATCCAGGCCCCCAATCCAAAGGTCGAGTGGGttgctagcagcagctctcCTGCTATCCAGGCTAGAGATGTCAGCCCGACTGACCCAAGCAACTTCCCTCCCCATCAGATGGTCCAGATTGACAAGCTGCGGGCCAAGGGATATACAGGCAAGGGCGTCAAGGTTGCCGTCATTGACACAGGC ATTGACTACACTCACCCTGCTCTTGGTGGCTGCTTTGGCGCAGGCTGTCTGGTATCATTCGGTACCGATTTGGTCGGTGACAACTACAGCGGTTTCAACACCCCTGTGCCTGACAATGATCCCAAGGACTGCGCCGGTCACGGCTCTCACGTCGCTGGTATCATTGCCGCTCAGGAGAACCCATACGGCTTCACTGGTGGCGCTCCCGACGTCACTCTTGGTGCTTACCGAGTCTTTGGCTGCGAGGGCCAGGCCGGTAACGATGTTTTGATTGCTGCATACAACAAGGCATTTGAGGATGGCGCTCAGATCATCACTGCCTCCATTGGCGGTCCCTCTGGCTGGGCTGAGGAGCCTTGGGCTGTTGCTGTCAGCCGCATCGTCGAGGCTGGTGTTCCTTGCACTGTCTCTGCCGGAAACGATGGTGATCACGGTCTGTTCTTTGCCAGCACGGCGGCCAACGGAAAGAAGGTTCTCGCTGTTGCGTCTGTTGACAACAAGAACATCCCCAccgtcttctccctctccagcTACAaggttgacaatggcgattCTCAGCAGTTTGGCTATGTCTCTTCCTCCAAGGCCTGGAAGGGAGTGACCAAGCCTGTCTACGCTGTGACTCTCGACACCACAATTCCTGATGATGCCTGCTCACCTCTCCCCGATAACACTCCTGATCTCTCCAACTATATTGTACTTGTTCGTCGCGGTACCTGCACCTTTGTCCAGAAGGCCCAGAATGTTGCTGCCAAGGGCGCCAAGTACCTCCTCTACTACAACAACATTGCTGGTGCACTGTCCGTCGATGTTAGCACTGTAACCCAGATTACCGCCGCCGGCATGGTTCAGGACTCGACTGGTGCGGCTTTCAttgctgccatcaaggccggaAAGACTGTTACCTTGTCGATGGTTGACCCGGATTCAGCCACCAAGCAAATTCAATTCGCCGACAACAAGGCGACTGGCGGTGCTCTTAGCACGTACACATCCTGGGGACCTACCTGGGAGGTGGACGTCAAGCCTCAAATCAGCTCTCCTGGTGGCAACATTCTGTCCACCTACCCCGTCGCTCTCGGAGGATATGCCACCCTTTCCGGTACCTCGATGGCCTGCCCcttgactgctgctgctgttgctctgGTTGCTCAGGCTCGCGGAACCTTTGACCCTGTTCTTATTGAGAACCTGCTGGCCACAACTGCCAACCCCCAGGTATTCAACGACGGTGCTCAATTCTACGACTTCCTCGCTCCCGTCGCTCAGCAGGGTGGTGGTCTCATCCAGGCCTATGACGCCGCTTTCGCTACCACTCTTCTGTCTCCATCCAGCTTGACCTTCAACGACACTGACCACTTTGTCCGCAAGAGGCAAATCACCCTCAAGAACACCAGCAAGCAGAGGGTCACCTACAAGCTCAACCACGTCCCCACCAACACATTCTACACTCTGTCAGGCGACAGCCCCTACCCGGCTGCTTTCCCCAACGAGGCCATCGCGGCTCACGCCTCTGTCAAGCTTGCTCTGCAGCAAGTGACGCTCCCTGCTGGAAAGTCCATCACCATTGATGTCCTCCCTACTCCTCCCAAGGGCGTTGACGCAAAGCGCCTTGGTCTGTGGTCCGGCTACATCACCGTCAACGGCACAGACGGCACTGCCCTCTCTGTCCCGTACCAAGGCCTGACTGGTTCCCTCCACAAGCAGCAAGTCCTGTTCCCGGAGGATTCTTGGATCGCCAAGTCTACCGATGAGAACTTGAACCCCGTTGAGAACGGCACCGTCTTCACCATTCCCGCCCCTGGCAATGCTCAGTCCACTGATGTGCTTCCCTCCCTTGTCGTTAGCCCGGCTTTTGGTTCCCGACAGATCCGCGTTGACCTTGTGCTCTTGTCCGCTCCTCCTAAGAa